The proteins below come from a single Jaculus jaculus isolate mJacJac1 chromosome X, mJacJac1.mat.Y.cur, whole genome shotgun sequence genomic window:
- the LOC101604138 gene encoding la-related protein 1B-like produces the protein MTKKSNKASGFGDMENWPTPSEVVSSMSKSVITQGNKKLQGRKAKESKGTPEAKLDNSAENVEDRAQSSNQRRRVNKHKWVPLPLSDLRDDSQERPGSKNTNTCQPEASQSDLNRRSNTVGWRQDREEKGNQDEVSMERSEAINIRSSSTGSGRGRGWGRGQGRGNPQVKLDYSHGYGEHGERADQQFQAGLSTTMMYYYHDVAGVQVYPVKESLLKEYIKRQIEYYFSIENLERDFFLRSKMDEQGFLPISLVAGFHRVRALTTNLNLISEALKDSTEVEIVDGKMRKKIEPEKWPIPCPPSRNVPKTDFSQLIDCPEFIPGQAYGSHAGPHS, from the coding sequence ATGACAAAGAAATCCAACAAAGCGAGTGGTTTTGGTGATATGGAAAACTGGCCAACACCAAGTGAAGTAGTGAGCAGTATGTCTAAGAGTGTCATCACCCAAGGAAATAAAAAGCTGCAAGGTAGAAAGgcaaaagagagcaaaggaaccccagaagcAAAATTAGATAATTCTGCTGAAAATGTTGAGGACAGGGCTCAGTCAAGTAACCAGCGAAGAAGAGTTAATAAGCACAAGTGGGTACCACTGCCCTTAAGTGACTTGAGAGATGATAGTCAGGAAAGACCTGGATCCAAGAATACTAATACTTGTCAACCTGAAGCAAGTCAGTCAGATCTTAATAGGAGAAGTAACACAGTAGGTTGGAGacaagatagagaagagaaaggcaATCAAGATGAAGTGTCTATGGAAAGAAGTGAGGCTATAAATATCAGAAGTTCCTCTACAGGTTCAGGAAGAGGTCGTGGATGGGGAAGAGGACAAGGCAGAGGAAATCCTCAAGTGAAATTGGATTATTCACATGGTTATGGAGAACATGGTGAAAGAGCTGATCAGCAATTCCAAGCTGGACTCAGCACCACCATGATGTATTACTACCACGATGTTGCAGGTGTACAGGTGTATCCTGTGAAAGAATCCTTGCTAAAAGAGTATATTAAGCGTCAAATAGAGTATTATTTCAGTATTGAAAATTTGGAACGAGACTTCTTTCTTCGAAGCAAGATGGATGAACAAGGCTTCTTACCTATTTCCTTGGTTGCTGGTTTTCACCGTGTTCGGGCTCTCACCACAAACCTTAACCTAATCTCTGAAGCACTGAAGGATAGCACAGAAGTAGAAATTGTGGatgggaaaatgagaaaaaagatagAACCAGAAAAATGGCCAATCCCATGCCCTCCTTCACGAAATGTGCCAAAAACAGATTTCTCTCAACTGATTGATTGTCCAGAGTTCATACCAGGCCAAGCCTATGGCTCACATGCCGGCCCTCACAGTTAA